A genomic window from Vigna radiata var. radiata cultivar VC1973A chromosome 2, Vradiata_ver6, whole genome shotgun sequence includes:
- the LOC106756324 gene encoding protein EARLY-RESPONSIVE TO DEHYDRATION 7, chloroplastic produces the protein MFQQNSFYPQVDLTNPEAASPFSHRSSSSSSSIYPTVETENLIAEEPNTTQAMENVLVTVPGAILHLIEKDSSVHLASGDLTISSLGEGDKVVAVLARVGDEVQWPLAKDVAAVKLDQSHYFFTLQVPQKQAENGFELLNYGLTVAAKGQEKVLKELDRVLEKYSFLSKEKVKGVSGWEVLDGSVSTETSPEELKSEEKREVIEERSGAYWTTLAPNVEDYSGSFARWIAAGSGHVIRGILWAGDVTVERLKWGNDFMKKRLEPGSNSQIRPQTLENMKRVKKLTKMSEKVATGVLSGVVKVSGFFTSSVVNSKPGKKFFSLLPGEIVLATMDGFNKVLDAVEVAGRNVMSTSSSVTTELVSHKYGEQAAQVANEGLDAAGHAIGTAWAVFKLRKALNPKSVIKPTTLAKAAAEANSAKLKAKK, from the exons ATGTTTCAACAAAATTCATTCTACCCACAAGTCGATTTGACAAATCCAGAAGCTGCTTCTCCCTTTTCCCACCGTTCAtcgtcatcttcttcttccatttatCCTACAGTAGAAACAGAGAATCTCATTGCGGAAGAGCCAAACACGACACAAGCCATGGAAAACGTTCTCGTCACGGTTCCGGGTGCGATTCTGCATCTCATAGAAAAGGATTCAAGCGTGCACCTCGCTTCAGGGGATCTCACCATATCCAGCCTCGGAGAAGGGGACAAAGTGGTGGCTGTTCTCGCTCGCGTCGGAGACGAGGTTCAGTGGCCGTTGGCCAAGGACGTGGCGGCGGTGAAGCTGGACCAGTCGCACTACTTCTTCACGCTGCAAGTTCCACAGAAACAGGCGGAGAACGGATTTGAGTTGCTGAATTATGGGTTGACGGTGGCGGCGAAGGGGCAAGAGAAGGTGCTGAAGGAACTGGACAGGGTTCTGGAGAAGTACAGCTTTCTGTCGAAGGAGAAAGTGAAGGGTGTGAGTGGATGGGAGGTGTTGGATGGTTCCGTTTCAACAGAGACATCACCTGAAGAATTAAAATCAGAGGAGAAGAGGGAAGTGATCGAGGAGCGTTCTGGTGCTTATTGGACAACGTTGGCTCCAAACGTGGAGGATTACAGTGGGAGTTTTGCGAGGTGGATTGCTGCGGGGTCGGGGCATGTTATTAGGGGGATTTTGTGGGCTGGGGATGTTACTGTGGAGAGGTTGAAGTGGGGGAATGATTTCATGAAGAAGAGATTGGAGCCTGGTTCCAACTCCCAGATTAGACCTCAGACATTGGAGAATATGAAAAGGGTCAAGAAGTTGACCAAGATGTCAGAGAAAGTAGCCACTGGTGTCCTCTCTGGGGTTGTCAAAGTGTCTGGATTCTTCACAAGTTCTGTAGTCAACTCCAAACCTGGAAAGAAGTTCTTTAGTCTTCTTCCTGGAGAAATCGTCCTTGCTACCATGGATGGATTCA ATAAGGTGCTGGATGCTGTAGAAGTAGCTGGAAGGAATGTTATGTCCACTTCGTCATCCGTGACCACTGAACTCGTTTCACATAA GTATGGAGAGCAAGCGGCCCAGGTTGCTAATGAAGGTCTTGACGCCGCAGGGCATGCAATTGGGACAGCTTGGGCAGTGTTCAAACTTAGGAAGGCACTCAACCCTAAGAGTGTGATCAAGCCAACAACACTTGCCAAAGCTGCTGCCGAAGCAAATTCTGCCAAACTCAAGGCTAAGAAATGA
- the LOC106754120 gene encoding myb-related protein 308, with amino-acid sequence MGRSPCCEKAHTNKGAWTKEEDDRLISYIRAHGEGCWRSLPKAAGLLRCGKSCRLRWINYLRPDLKRGNFTEEEDELIIKLHSLLGNKWSLIAGRLPGRTDNEIKNYWNTHIRRKLLNRGIDPATHRPLNEAASSATVVTVATASNISFGKQEQETSSSNGSVVKGSILERCPDLNLELTISPPRHQQHHQQQQPQKNLCFVCSLGLHNSKDCSCNVANAVAANNTAPPASAAAYDFLGLKTNGVWDCTSLEMK; translated from the exons atggGAAGATCCCCTTGCTGTGAGAAAGCTCACACAAACAAAGGTGCATGGACCAAAGAAGAAGATGACAGACTCATATCTTACATTCGAGCTCACGGCGAGGGCTGCTGGCGGTCACTCCCCAAAGCCGCCGGCCTCCTCCGCTGCGGCAAGAGCTGTCGTCTACGCTGGATCAACTACCTCCGTCCCGACCTCAAGCGTGGCAACTTCACCGAAGAAGAGGATGAACTCATCATCAAACTCCACAGCCTCCTCGGGAACAA GTGGTCTTTGATAGCTGGAAGATTGCCGGGGAGAACGGACAATGAAATAAAGAACTATTGGAACACTCACATAAGAAGGAAGCTTTTGAACAGAGGAATCGACCCTGCAACTCACAGACCTCTCAACGAAGCAGCTTCTTCTGCAACAGTTGTAACAGTTGCAACTGCCAGTAATATATCTTTCGGTAAACAAGAACAAGAGACAAGTTCGAGTAACGGAAGCGTGGTTAAAGGGTCCATCTTAGAACGCTGCCCTGACTTGAACCTTGAGTTAACCATTAGTCCTCCTCGCcaccaacaacatcatcaacaacaacaacctcaGAAGAATCTTTGCTTCGTTTGCAGTTTGGGTTTGCACAACAGCAAGGATTGCAGCTGCAACGTGGCCAACGCCGTCGCTGCCAACAACACCGCTCCTCCTGCTTCTGCCGCCGCTTATGATTTCTTGGGCTTGAAAACCAACGGTGTTTGGGATTGCACCAGCTTGGAAATGAAATGA
- the LOC106756323 gene encoding amino acid permease 4 isoform X1: MNYFLYIYSFTIIYVQSLTDVHCLIQIEERQDVKHYLQNTQTETVAMNIQSNYSKCLLDDDGRLKRTGTFWTATAHIITAVIGSGVLSLAWAVAQLGWVAGPVVMFLFALVNLYTSTLLTQCYRTGDSVTGQRNYTYMEAVKSILGGKKVKLCGLIQYVNLFGIAIGYTIAASVSMMAIKRSNCYHNSHGKDPCHMSSNGYMITFGIAEVIFSQIPDFDQVWWLSIVAAIMSFTYSSVGLSLGVAKVAENKTFKGSMLGISIGTVTQAGTVTGTQKIWRSLQALGAMAFAYSFSIILIEIQDTIKSPPAEHKTMRKATALSIAVTTVFYLLCGCMGYAAFGDNAPGNLLTGFGFYNPYWLLDIANIAIVVHLVGAYQVFSQPLFAFVEKWSARKWPRSCFVTAEYGIPVPFYGVYQLNFFRLVWRSIFVLLTTVVAMLMPFFNDVVGMLGAFGFWPLTVYFPIDMYISQRKIERWTCRWIGLQLLSVSCLMISLVSAIGSMAGVVLDLKTYKPFRTSY, from the exons atgaactattTTTTGTATATCTATTCATTTACTATTATTTACGTTCAGTCGCTGACTGATGTTCACTGTTTAATACAGATAGAAGAGAGGCAAGATGTGAAGCACTACTTACAAAATACTCAAACGGAGACTGTTGCTATGAATATTCAGTCTAACTATTCCAAATGCTTATTAGATGATGATGGTCGTTTGAAGAGAACAG GAACATTTTGGACGGCAACTGCTCATATCATCACTGCTGTGATAGGGTCTGGAGTCCTTTCTCTTGCATGGGCAGTTGCTCAGCTTGGTTGGGTTGCTGGACCTGTTGTCATGTTTCTCTTTGCTTTGGTCAATCTCTACACTTCCACCCTACTAACACAGTGTTATAGGACGGGTGACTCTGTTACTGGACAGAGAAATTACACCTACATGGAGGCAGTAAAGTCCATCTTGG GAGGAAAAAAGGTCAAGTTATGTGGCCTGATTCAATATGTAAATCTGTTTGGAATTGCAATAGGGTATACCATTGCTGCCTCTGTCAGTATGAT GGCCATAAAAAGGTCGAATTGCTACCATAACAGTCATGGAAAAGATCCCTGTCACATGTCAAGCAATGGGTATATGATAACATTTGGAATAGCAGAAGTGATTTTTTCCCAAATCCCAGACTTTGATCAGGTCTGGTGGCTATCCATAGTCGCGGCTATTATGTCCTTCACGTATTCTTCAGTTGGATTGAGTCTTGGTGTGGCGAAAGTGGCAG aaaataaaacttttaaaggaAGCATGCTGGGAATTAGCATTGGCACAGTGACACAAGCTGGAACAGTAACTGGCACGCAGAAAATATGGAGAAGTTTACAAGCTCTGGGAGCAATGGCCTTTGCATACTCTTTTTCCATTATCCTCATCGAAATTCAG GACACCATAAAATCTCCTCCTGCAGAGCACAAGACCATGAGAAAAGCCACAGCGTTGAGCATCGCAGTTACCACAGTGTTCTATTTACTCTGTGGATGCATGGGTTATGCAGCTTTCGGAGACAATGCACCTGGAAATCTCTTAACTGGTTTTGGGTTTTATAACCCGTATTGGCTTCTGGACATTGCCAACATTGCAATAGTTGTGCACCTAGTTGGGGCATACCAG GTTTTTTCCCAGCCCTTATTTGCATTTGTGGAAAAATGGAGTGCACGTAAATGGCCAAGGAGTTGTTTTGTGACGGCAGAATATGGCATACCAGTTCCCTTCTATGGGGTGTACCAACTCAACTTCTTCCGCTTAGTATGGAGAAGCATCTTTGTGCTGTTGACGACCGTCGTAGCCATGCTCATGCCCTTTTTCAATGACGTGGTTGGAATGCTTGGAGCTTTTGGGTTCTGGCCATTAACAGTTTATTTCCCTATCGACATGTATATTTCGCAAAGAAAGATTGAACGGTGGACATGTCGATGGATAGGACTTCAGTTACTTAGCGTTAGTTGCCTCATGATTTCATTAGTATCTGCCATTGGTTCCATGGCAGGGGTGGTGTTGGACCTCAAGACTTACAAGCCGTTTAGAACTAGTTATTAA
- the LOC106756323 gene encoding amino acid permease 4 isoform X2 — MLQRSRTLPTRMHQGIIEERQDVKHYLQNTQTETVAMNIQSNYSKCLLDDDGRLKRTGTFWTATAHIITAVIGSGVLSLAWAVAQLGWVAGPVVMFLFALVNLYTSTLLTQCYRTGDSVTGQRNYTYMEAVKSILGGKKVKLCGLIQYVNLFGIAIGYTIAASVSMMAIKRSNCYHNSHGKDPCHMSSNGYMITFGIAEVIFSQIPDFDQVWWLSIVAAIMSFTYSSVGLSLGVAKVAENKTFKGSMLGISIGTVTQAGTVTGTQKIWRSLQALGAMAFAYSFSIILIEIQDTIKSPPAEHKTMRKATALSIAVTTVFYLLCGCMGYAAFGDNAPGNLLTGFGFYNPYWLLDIANIAIVVHLVGAYQVFSQPLFAFVEKWSARKWPRSCFVTAEYGIPVPFYGVYQLNFFRLVWRSIFVLLTTVVAMLMPFFNDVVGMLGAFGFWPLTVYFPIDMYISQRKIERWTCRWIGLQLLSVSCLMISLVSAIGSMAGVVLDLKTYKPFRTSY; from the exons ATGTTGCAAAGAAGTAGAACTCTTCCCACCAGAATGCACcaaggaatt ATAGAAGAGAGGCAAGATGTGAAGCACTACTTACAAAATACTCAAACGGAGACTGTTGCTATGAATATTCAGTCTAACTATTCCAAATGCTTATTAGATGATGATGGTCGTTTGAAGAGAACAG GAACATTTTGGACGGCAACTGCTCATATCATCACTGCTGTGATAGGGTCTGGAGTCCTTTCTCTTGCATGGGCAGTTGCTCAGCTTGGTTGGGTTGCTGGACCTGTTGTCATGTTTCTCTTTGCTTTGGTCAATCTCTACACTTCCACCCTACTAACACAGTGTTATAGGACGGGTGACTCTGTTACTGGACAGAGAAATTACACCTACATGGAGGCAGTAAAGTCCATCTTGG GAGGAAAAAAGGTCAAGTTATGTGGCCTGATTCAATATGTAAATCTGTTTGGAATTGCAATAGGGTATACCATTGCTGCCTCTGTCAGTATGAT GGCCATAAAAAGGTCGAATTGCTACCATAACAGTCATGGAAAAGATCCCTGTCACATGTCAAGCAATGGGTATATGATAACATTTGGAATAGCAGAAGTGATTTTTTCCCAAATCCCAGACTTTGATCAGGTCTGGTGGCTATCCATAGTCGCGGCTATTATGTCCTTCACGTATTCTTCAGTTGGATTGAGTCTTGGTGTGGCGAAAGTGGCAG aaaataaaacttttaaaggaAGCATGCTGGGAATTAGCATTGGCACAGTGACACAAGCTGGAACAGTAACTGGCACGCAGAAAATATGGAGAAGTTTACAAGCTCTGGGAGCAATGGCCTTTGCATACTCTTTTTCCATTATCCTCATCGAAATTCAG GACACCATAAAATCTCCTCCTGCAGAGCACAAGACCATGAGAAAAGCCACAGCGTTGAGCATCGCAGTTACCACAGTGTTCTATTTACTCTGTGGATGCATGGGTTATGCAGCTTTCGGAGACAATGCACCTGGAAATCTCTTAACTGGTTTTGGGTTTTATAACCCGTATTGGCTTCTGGACATTGCCAACATTGCAATAGTTGTGCACCTAGTTGGGGCATACCAG GTTTTTTCCCAGCCCTTATTTGCATTTGTGGAAAAATGGAGTGCACGTAAATGGCCAAGGAGTTGTTTTGTGACGGCAGAATATGGCATACCAGTTCCCTTCTATGGGGTGTACCAACTCAACTTCTTCCGCTTAGTATGGAGAAGCATCTTTGTGCTGTTGACGACCGTCGTAGCCATGCTCATGCCCTTTTTCAATGACGTGGTTGGAATGCTTGGAGCTTTTGGGTTCTGGCCATTAACAGTTTATTTCCCTATCGACATGTATATTTCGCAAAGAAAGATTGAACGGTGGACATGTCGATGGATAGGACTTCAGTTACTTAGCGTTAGTTGCCTCATGATTTCATTAGTATCTGCCATTGGTTCCATGGCAGGGGTGGTGTTGGACCTCAAGACTTACAAGCCGTTTAGAACTAGTTATTAA
- the LOC106754459 gene encoding actin-depolymerizing factor 5: protein MAMAFKMATTGMWVTDECKNSFMEMKWKKVHRYIVFKIDEKSRLVTVDKVGGPGESYGDLAASLPDDDCRYAVFDFDFVTVDNCRKSKIFFIAWSPTASRIRAKMLYATSKDGLRRALDGISYEVQATDPTEMGFDVIQDRAK, encoded by the exons ATGGCGATGGCGTTCAAAATG GCGACTACTGGGATGTGGGTGACGGATGAGTGCAAGAACTCATTCATGGAAATGAAGTGGAAGAAGGTGCATAGATACATAGTGTTTAAGATCGATGAAAAGTCAAGGCTTGTGACCGTTGATAAGGTTGGTGGTCCCGGCGAAAGCTACGGTGATCTTGCAGCATCCTTGCCCGACGACGATTGTAGATATGCCGTGTTCGATTTTGATTTTGTCACCGTCGATAACTGCCGGAAGAGCAAGATCTTCTTCATTGCAtg GTCTCCAACAGCATCAAGGATAAGAGCAAAGATGCTGTACGCAACATCAAAGGATGGGCTGAGAAGAGCTCTGGATGGAATAAGCTATGAAGTTCAGGCCACTGACCCAACTGAGATGGGATTCGATGTAATTCAAGACAGAGCCAAATAG
- the LOC106756309 gene encoding subtilisin-like protease SBT1.6 yields the protein MGKPVLKLTLPQLAFAVLFLFIFFSCVCSDEASKTFIFRVDSQSKPSVFPTHYHWYTSEFAEQTHILHVYNTVFHGFSAFLTPQQVASISNHPSVLAVFQDRRRQLHTTRSPQFLGLRNQRGLWSESDYGSDVIIGVFDTGVWPEHRSFSDLNLGPIPRRWKGACETGARFSPKNCNRKLIGARFFSKGHEAGAASGPLNPINDTVEFRSPRDADGHGTHTASTAAGRYAFQANMSGYASGIAKGVAPKARLAVYKVCWKNSGCFDSDILAAFDIAVSDGVDVISISIGGGDGIASPYYLDPIAIGSYGAVSRGVFVSSSAGNDGPSGMSVTNLAPWLTTVGAGTIDRDFPAQVVLGDGRKLSGVSLYAGAALSGKMYQLVYPGKSGILGDSLCMENSLDPNLVKGKIVVCDRGSSPRVAKGLVVKKAGGVGMILANGISNGEGLVGDAHLLPACAVGANEGDAIKKYISTSTNPTATLDFKGTILGIKPAPVIASFSARGPNGLNPQLLKPDLIAPGVNIIAAWTDAVGPTGLDSDTRRTEFNILSGTSMACPHVSGAAALLKSAHPDWSPAAIRSAMMTTATVLDNRNRIMTDEATGNSSTPYDFGAGHLNLGRALDPGLVYDITNNDYVNFLCGIGYGPKVIQVITRTPASCPVRKPSPENLNYPSFVAMFPVGSTGVASKTFIRTVTNVGSANAVYRVSVEAPASGVTVTVKPSRLVFSEAVKKRSYVVIVAGNTRNLKMGQSGAVFGSLTWTDGKHVVRSPIVVTQIDPL from the coding sequence ATGGGCAAGCCAGTTTTGAAATTGACTCTTCCCCAATTAGCTTTCGCCGTCCTTTTcttgttcattttcttttcctgtgTTTGCTCCGATGAAGCTTCCAAAACCTTCATCTTCCGCGTGGACTCGCAGTCCAAGCCATCAGTGTTTCCTACACACTACCACTGGTATACCTCCGAGTTCGCCGAACAAACCCACATCCTCCACGTATACAACACCGTTTTTCACGGCTTCTCCGCCTTTCTCACGCCCCAACAGGTAGCCTCCATAAGCAACCACCCTTCCGTCCTCGCTGTCTTCCAAGATCGGCGCCGCCAGCTCCACACCACGCGCTCCCCGCAGTTCCTCGGCCTCCGCAACCAGCGAGGCCTCTGGTCCGAATCCGACTATGGCTCTGATGTCATCATCGGAGTCTTTGATACCGGCGTCTGGCCTGAGCACCGCAGCTTTTCTGATTTGAACCTCGGCCCAATTCCCCGTCGCTGGAAAGGCGCGTGCGAAACCGGCGCCAGGTTCTCTCCCAAAAACTGCAACCGTAAGCTCATCGGTGCCAGATTCTTCTCCAAGGGTCACGAAGCTGGCGCGGCTTCCGGTCCTCTCAATCCGATCAACGACACCGTTGAGTTTCGTTCCCCTCGCGACGCGGATGGCCATGGCACGCACACCGCTTCCACCGCTGCGGGCCGCTACGCCTTCCAAGCTAACATGTCCGGGTACGCTTCGGGAATCGCGAAGGGAGTGGCTCCGAAAGCGCGATTGGCGGTCTACAAAGTTTGCTGGAAAAACTCTGGTTGCTTCGATTCTGACATCCTCGCTGCATTCGACATCGCCGTTAGCGACGGCGTCGATGTCATTTCGATATCCATTGGCGGTGGTGACGGTATTGCCTCCCCTTATTACCTCGATCCTATCGCAATTGGGTCCTACGGTGCGGTTTCTAGAGGAGTGTTCGTGTCTTCTTCCGCCGGAAACGATGGGCCAAGCGGAATGTCAGTGACCAACCTCGCTCCGTGGTTAACAACAGTGGGAGCGGGCACCATTGATCGTGACTTCCCGGCACAGGTGGTTTTAGGCGACGGGAGGAAGCTCTCGGGCGTGTCGCTCTACGCCGGAGCGGCGTTGAGTGGGAAAATGTATCAACTGGTTTACCCTGGGAAATCAGGGATTCTTGGGGATTCCCTCTGCATGGAGAATTCCTTGGATCCGAACCTGGTGAAGGGTAAGATAGTAGTATGCGACAGAGGAAGTAGCCCGAGGGTTGCGAAAGGGTTGGTGGTGAAGAAAGCCGGCGGCGTGGGAATGATTCTGGCGAACGGAATCTCCAACGGCGAAGGACTGGTGGGAGATGCTCATCTTCTTCCTGCATGTGCTGTTGGCGCCAACGAAGGAGATGCAATCAAGAAATACATCTCAACTTCGACAAACCCAACGGCCACGCTTGATTTCAAAGGCACCATTCTTGGAATCAAACCGGCACCGGTCATTGCTTCTTTCTCGGCGAGAGGACCCAACGGTTTGAACCCTCAACTACTTAAACCCGATTTGATTGCTCCCGGTGTCAACATCATAGCGGCATGGACCGACGCTGTCGGCCCGACCGGTTTGGATTCGGATACGAGGAGAACGGAGTTCAACATCTTGTCTGGCACTTCCATGGCTTGCCCTCACGTGAGTGGCGCAGCAGCTTTGCTCAAATCCGCACACCCTGATTGGAGCCCCGCCGCCATTAGGTCCGCCATGATGACCACCGCCACCGTCCTGGATAACCGCAACCGGATCATGACCGACGAAGCCACTGGGAACAGTTCCACTCCTTATGATTTCGGCGCTGGTCATCTTAACCTTGGACGCGCCTTGGATCCTGGGTTGGTCTATGACATCACCAACAATGATTATGTTAACTTCCTTTGTGGTATTGGTTACGGACCCAAGGTTATTCAAGTGATTACTCGCACACCGGCGAGTTGTCCGGTGAGAAAGCCATCACCGGAGAATCTGAATTACCCTTCCTTCGTTGCCATGTTTCCGGTTGGGTCCACGGGAGTGGCGTCCAAGACGTTCATTCGGACCGTGACCAACGTGGGGTCTGCGAACGCCGTTTATCGCGTGAGCGTGGAGGCGCCGGCGAGTGGAGTGACCGTGACGGTGAAGCCATCGCGGCTGGTGTTCTCGGAGGCGGTGAAGAAGCGGAGCTATGTGGTGATAGTGGCGGGGAATACCCGGAATCTAAAGATGGGTCAATCTGGGGCTGTTTTCGGGTCGCTGACGTGGACGGATGGGAAGCACGTGGTTCGGAGCCCCATTGTCGTTACTCAAATAGATCCGTTATAA
- the LOC106756337 gene encoding L-ascorbate peroxidase 3, producing the protein MALPVVVDSEYLKEVDKARRDLRALIANRNCAPLMLRLAWHDAGTYDAKTKTGGPNGSIRNEEEYSHGSNNGLKKAIDFCEEVKAKHPKITYADLYQLAGVVAVEVTGGPTIDFVPGRKDSKVSPKEGRLPDAKQGVSHLRDIFYRMGLTDRDIVALSGGHTLGRAHPERSGFDGPWTEDPLKFDNSYFLELLKGEYIGLLKLPTDKALLEDPEFRRYVELYAKDEDAFFKDYAEAHKKLSELGFVPSSKAISIKDGTVLAQGAVGVVVTAAVVILSYLYEVRKRGK; encoded by the exons ATGGCGTTGCCGGTGGTGGTCGACTCAGAGTACCTCAAGGAGGTCGACAAAGCTCGCCGCGATCTCCGTGCACTAATCGCTAACAGGAACTGCGCTCCTCTCATGCTTCGCCTAGC CTGGCACGATGCCGGCACTTACGATGCCAAAACCAAGACCGGTGGACCTAACGGTTCTATCCGGAACGAGGAAGAGTATTCTCACGGCTCCAACAATGGCTTGAAAAAGGCTATTGACTTCTGCG AGGAAGTGAAGGCAAAACATCCTAAGATTACGTACGCAGATCTTTACCAG CTTGCTGGTGTTGTTGCAGTTGAGGTTACGGGGGGTCCCACAATTGATTTTGTCCCTGGTAGAAAG GATTCAAAAGTATCCCCTAAAGAAGGGCGGCTTCCTGATGCTAAACAAG GTGTTTCTCATCTCCGTGATATCTTCTATCGAATGGGCTTGACTGATCGAGATATCGTTGCATTGTCTGGAGGGCATACGCTG GGGAGAGCACACCCAGAGAGATCAGGGTTTGATGGACCTTGGACGGAGGACCCTCTGAAGTTTGATAACTCGTACTTTTT GGAACTTTTGAAAGGCGAGTATATTGGGCTGCTCAAACTTCCAACAGACAAGGCTTTGTTGGAGGATCCTGAATTTCGCCGTTACGTGGAACTATATGCGAAG GACGAGGATGCTTTTTTCAAGGATTATGCTGAAGCGCATAAGAAACTTTCTGAGCTAGGCTTTGTGCCAAGTTCAAAGGCGATTTCTATTAAGGATGGGACCGTACTGGCACAAGGTGCTGTAGGAGTTGTAGTTACTGCGGCGGTGGTGATCCTCAGTTACTTGTATGAAGTTCGCAAAAGGGGGAAGTAG